One Babylonia areolata isolate BAREFJ2019XMU chromosome 27, ASM4173473v1, whole genome shotgun sequence DNA window includes the following coding sequences:
- the LOC143301125 gene encoding ribonuclease kappa-B-like, which translates to MVCPVCGPLCSRYYMVISLWGIFMLGLLGAFFWWRSPALFEDVPLGKWEENNFTKAYAQEKYEQNAINCWIAAGIYVVLFLFSFIQVQMNKRSNYEMS; encoded by the exons ATGGTTTGTCCCGTGTGTGGTCCGTTATGTTCAAGATATTACATGGTCATCAGCTTATGGGGTATTTTTATGCTG GGACTCCTGGGAGCCTTCTTCTGGTGGCGCAGTCCCGCTCTGTTTGAGGACGTCCCCCTGGGAAAATGGGAGGAAAACAACTTCACCAAGGCGTACGCTCAGGAGAAATATGAGCAGAACGCCATCAACTGCTGGATCGCTGCCGGAATCTATGTggtcctcttcctcttttccttcattCAGGTGCAGATGAACAAGCGCTCCAATTATGAGATGTCGTAG
- the LOC143301574 gene encoding pleckstrin homology domain-containing family F member 2-like gives MWNGVSFVAVNSESNTRRINCVEQCFGSSGQPLAIVGRVLVGEGVLTKLCRKKPKPRQFFLFNDILVYGNIIIHKKKYNKQHILPLENIKLENVEDDGSLRNGWKIINPSKSFVVYAATATEKKEWMAHIKTCVNELLAKRGVAQNHLEDSPVWVPDSDTKTCMHCKKSEFTLINRRHHCRHCGIVACNACTSKRWLLPQQSSRPLRVCLTCYHKLSARSSQSGRAPTTYSVIATGDDSSGEDSSDDDDDRNTRVGNEAGAQNDLVTFDDSHFQTYN, from the exons ATGTGGAACGGTGTGTCCTTTGTTGCAGTTAACTCCGAGTCGAACACACGGCGGATAAACTGTGTGGAGCAATGCTTCGGTTCATCTGGGCAG CCCCTGGCCATTGTGGGGCgagtgttggtgggggagggggtgctgacCAAGCTGTGTCGGAAGAAGCCCAAACCCAGACAGTTCTTCCTCTTTAATGACATCCTGGTCTATGGGAACATCATCATCCACAAGAAGAAG tacaACAAGCAGCACATACTTCCTCTAGAAAACATCAAGCTGGAGAATGTGGAGGATGATGGAA GTCTGCGGAACGGCTGGAAGATCATCAACCCCAGCAAGTCCTTTGTGGTGTATGCAGCCACAGCCACGGAGAAGAAAGAGTGGATGGCTCACATCAAGACGTGCGTCAACGAATTGCTGGCCAAAC GCGGTGTGGCCCAGAATCACCTGGAAGACTCGCCGGTGTGGGTGCCAGACTCTGACACCAAGACGTGCATGCACTGCAAGAAGTCCGAGTTCACCCTGATCAACAGGAGG CATCACTGCCGGCACTGTGGCATCGTGGCCTGCAACGCCTGCACGTCCAAACGCTGGCTGCTGCCCCAGCAGTCCTCGCGacctctgcgtgtctgtctgaccTGCTACCACAAGCTGTCCGCCCGGAGCTCCCAGAGTGGGCGTGCCCCCACCACCT ATTCAGTGATAGCCACTGGAGACGACTCGTCGGGGGAGGATTCAtcagacgacgatgacgacagaaACACCAGGGTGGGGAACGAGGCGGGGGCACAGAACGACCTGGTGACCTTTGATGAC TCCCATTTCCAGACGTACAACTGA